The Pseudomonadota bacterium genome includes a window with the following:
- a CDS encoding biotin/lipoyl-containing protein gives MSEVITSPMVGKILDVKVSVGDQVSEGDEVVILEAMKMEMPVVAPVGGTVKAINVTVGQAVESDTAIAEIE, from the coding sequence ATGAGTGAAGTTATTACTTCCCCGATGGTGGGAAAAATTCTTGATGTCAAGGTAAGTGTTGGCGACCAGGTTTCTGAGGGTGATGAGGTGGTAATCTTGGAAGCCATGAAGATGGAAATGCCAGTTGTTGCTCCCGTCGGTGGAACTGTTAAAGCTATCAATGTAACCGTTGGTCAGGCGGTAGAATCTGATACTGCGATTGCTGAGATCGAATAG
- a CDS encoding tetratricopeptide repeat protein produces the protein ELLKENPEDATVLNYIGYTYVELGVQLDDAEKLIRKALSLKPDSGFIIDSLGWLFYAQGKYEQALEYLLRASTLISDDPVIFEHLGDVYQKLGEREKSLEMYQRSLKIKKEDRVAAKIKVLLNN, from the coding sequence AGGAGCTTTTAAAAGAAAATCCTGAAGATGCGACGGTTCTCAATTATATTGGTTATACTTACGTTGAGCTGGGGGTTCAGCTTGATGATGCCGAGAAGTTAATCCGCAAGGCGCTTTCCCTGAAACCCGACAGTGGCTTTATTATAGACAGCCTGGGATGGCTGTTTTATGCTCAAGGTAAATATGAACAGGCTTTGGAATATTTGTTGCGGGCATCTACGTTGATTTCTGATGATCCGGTTATTTTTGAACACCTTGGAGACGTTTATCAGAAACTGGGCGAAAGAGAAAAATCGCTGGAAATGTATCAACGTTCATTGAAAATAAAAAAAGAGGACCGGGTGGCGGCAAAGATTAAGGTTCTTTTGAATAACTGA